The nucleotide sequence CAGTCGCGGATATTTTCCAGCCAGTGCAGGTAGGTCTTGGACCAGTAATCGGGATGAAATCGGAGTTCACCCGACTTGACGGCGTCGATCGCCGGCCTGGCCATCGGTTTCATTTTGACATACCACTGGGTTGTCAAATATGGTTCTATGATCTCATGACACCGGTAACAGGTACCGGCCGAGACCTGGTAATCCTGCGTGTCGTTCAAATGACCTTTTTTGTCGAGTTCAGCCACGACCGCTTTACGCCCTTCGCGACGGTCGAGACCCTTGAATTTTCCGGCATTCTCGTTTAAGCGAGCGTCAGGGGTAAAAATATTTACGCGCGGCAGATCGTGTCTCTGGCCGATTTCAAAATCATTGGGATCGTGGGCCGGTGTAACCTTCAGAACACCGGTACCGAATTCGGGGTCGATATAATCATCGGCCACGATCGGAAGTTCACGCTCCAGGATCGGCAGAATCGCGGTCTTGCCGACATATTTTTGATATCTCTTATCAGACGGATTGACGGCCAATGCGGTATCACCCAGCATCGTCTCCGGACGGGTGGTCGCAACCGTCAGGTAACTGTCGGTGCCTTTGACTTTATAGCGGACATACCAGAGATGAGAGGAGAATTCTTCGTGTTCGACCTCGTCATCGGAAAGCGAGGTCAGACAGCGCGGGCACCAGTTGGTGATATATTCGCCACGGTAAATCAGTTTCTCCTCGTACAGGCGTATAAAAACCTCTTTGACCGCCTCGGAAAGTCCCTCATCCATTGTGAAACGCGCTCTCTCCCAGTCACAGGAACAGCCGATCTGCTGGAGCTGGTTGATGATATTCTGGTACTTCTCATCCTTCCAGGCCCAGACCCGTTCGAGAAACTTCTCACGGCCGACCTTCTGACGGCTGGTACCTTCCTTGACCAGTTCCTTTTCCACCTTGACCTGGGTGGCGATTCCGGCATGGTCGGCACCGGGAAGCCATTCAGCCTCGAAACCGTCCATCCGTTTCCAGCGGATCATGATATCCTGCAGGGTGTTATTGAGCGCATGCCCGAGATGCAAAACATCAGTGACATTGGGCGGGGGAATCACGATCGAATAGGCCGGACGCCCGTCGTCTTCAGCGGTAGCATGAAATATCCCCTGCTTGCGCCAGTAGTCGTACCACTTGTTCTCGGACTTATGCGGGTTGTACTGTTTAGGTATATCCACCATCTTTCTTTCCCAGTCAAAAAATTTCGACCTGATATGTTACATAAAATTCAGGTTTTGTCAAGAATTACTTAATTCGGGCTTTGACTAATCAAACTGCGTCTGTATATTCCACAAATATCGGTAAAGTTGCTAAAATATATTAACTTTGGGACTGAAAATGTCAAACTTCGATGAACTTGTCAGGATTATGAAAACCCTTCGATCTCCCTCCGGATGTCCCTGGGATTTGAAACAGACCCACTCAAGCCTGGTTCCTTACCTGCTCGAGGAAACTTACGAAGTCATTGAAGCTATTGAAAATAACCAGGCGGACAGGATGGCGGAGGAACTCGGCGACCTGCTTTTGCAGATTGTCTTTCACGCCCAGGTAGCCTCCGAGGATGGTCGCTTCGATATCGAGGATGTGGCCGCATCTATAAACAAAAAACTGATCCACCGCCATCCCCATATTTTCAAACAGAAACAGGACCTCAGCCCGGAAGAAGTTACCCAGAACTGGGAACAACTCAAGCTGGCCGAGAAAAAAGGACACAGGAAATCAGCCCTGGATGGTATCCCGAAAGTCCTGCCGGCGCTTTTAAAAGCATTCCGGCTCCAGCAGAAGGCTTCTCGATTCGGATTCGACTGGGAGAATTCGGAACAGGTCTATGAAAAGGTCGGCGAAGAAATGGAGGAACTAAAAGAAGCTCTGGATGCCTCCGATCACGACCAGATCGAGGAAGAAATCGGCGATCTGCTGTTCTCAGTGGTAAACCTGGCACGATTTCTCGAAATCGACCCTGAAAGCTCCCTTGCCCGTACAAATAAAAAGTTTCTGGACCGTTTTCTGTACGTCGAGAAAAAACTGGCAGAACAGGGCAGATCTCTTTCAGATTCAGACCTGGCCGAGATGGACGCGCTCTGGGATGAGTCCAAGAGCTTAATGAAAAAGGAGTCTTGATTATGAAATATATCGTGATCTCGTTAATAGTTCTAAGTTTAGTGGCAGTTTCCTGCCAGACCGATGATGAACCTGAAACGGTGCAGGAACTTATCCAGAAACGTCAGCAGGAAGAAGCCCGGAGAGCCGCCAATAAAGTCGAAGAGGAACTGGTCAAAGAGCCTCCGGTGACACTCGCCGAGGTCGAGGAAGGTTCCTGTGTGGAAGCGGCGCTCAAGTTTGCCACCGCCCTGGCCGAGGCCGATTCCGCCACAATGATGGCATACTCTACCGACACTATCCATTACCTGGTGCGGGCTATGTTCATGAATGAACCGATGATCGAACAGATCAAACAGCAAAAACAGATGGGATTCGCGATCAAGTCGGCCAGCAAAGTCACCAATCAGGGTAATGATACCGAGTGCAGGGTATGTATTACCGCCGCTTTCCGGGGTGAAGAGGACGAGGACTGCAGTTTCTATGTCATAAAAACTGACGGTCAATGGAAGGTCAATAATTTCGGTTCACCCGCAAATCAATAAAGTATTGCTTGAACATTATCGGACCCGGATCGTTATAGTTTACAAAGGCACTTGCTGTACCATTTAACCAGATGACAGAACGTCACTCAAACCTGGAGGTGCAGCATGGGAAAAAACCCATTACATCTGTTTTCCTTTCTCGCAGGATTACTACTGATTCCGATCGCGATCACGCATGCGGAATCGATGGTTTTTCCTGACCAGCCCGCCGATTTTGTCACTACCCCGGTCGGCCAGGATGTCGAGGTCGCATTCGGCGACAGCCTGGTAGTTACCTTCGACAGCGTCGCGGTCGAAGGCCAGACCGAACTCGTCACTCTCACCAGCGGACCACCGCTTCCACTCGAATTCGCTTCGTTTCCCCTCGATTCTGATTCGCGCTACTACCGTATGGCCAGTTCGGCATCATACTATGACAGCATCGAAATCTGTATCGCTTACGACCAGGATGTTTTCATCGGCGGGGAAACCGGTCTGGGGATGCTCTACCTCGACGATGGCAGATGGCGCGAAATAGCCATATCTGTCGACACGATTCAGAATACAATCTGCGGTAAAGCGCGCTCTCTGTCGACTTTCCTGATCGGCCAGACCTTTATGTGCGGTGATGCCAACAGCGATCTGAGCGTCGATGTCTCCGACGCGGTGTATATTATCAACTATGTCTTCGCCGGGGGCTCGATCCCTCTGCCGCTCGAATCAGCCCAGGTGAACTGCGATGACCTGATCGATGTCTCCGACGCGGTCTACCTGATCAATTTCGCTTTTGCCGGCGGGAATATGCCCTGCCATGACTGCGATGATGGAATCGAACGAATCGTAATCACCGACCAGACAGGATTCGACTGGGACGTCACCCATGCTTACTGGCAGTACGATCTTGATCCCGACAATTATAATTTTGGTCTTGGACCGTACGCTTTCACGCCAATCATCAACCCGGCTTTCCTGAAGCCCGGAGATGTCGGCTACCCGGCCCCCCATGAGACCT is from Candidatus Zixiibacteriota bacterium and encodes:
- the mazG gene encoding nucleoside triphosphate pyrophosphohydrolase; this encodes MSNFDELVRIMKTLRSPSGCPWDLKQTHSSLVPYLLEETYEVIEAIENNQADRMAEELGDLLLQIVFHAQVASEDGRFDIEDVAASINKKLIHRHPHIFKQKQDLSPEEVTQNWEQLKLAEKKGHRKSALDGIPKVLPALLKAFRLQQKASRFGFDWENSEQVYEKVGEEMEELKEALDASDHDQIEEEIGDLLFSVVNLARFLEIDPESSLARTNKKFLDRFLYVEKKLAEQGRSLSDSDLAEMDALWDESKSLMKKES